A part of Sulfurimonas sp. HSL-1716 genomic DNA contains:
- a CDS encoding HPP family protein: MKTFFKKMRGGEKSPPRKPFSKIAWSWLGAFMGIYLVSILSRLTHFNLLNSMFLVGSFGASAVLIYGVPQADLSQPRNLVGGHVISAFIGVTIYRYLSLDVAVLGALAVSLSIVAMHFARMLHPPGGATALIAVTGSAQVHSTGYLFVLSPIATGAFILLTVALFVNNLSGNPKRHYPRYWI; the protein is encoded by the coding sequence ATGAAGACCTTTTTCAAAAAGATGAGAGGCGGAGAAAAATCTCCGCCCAGAAAACCTTTCAGTAAGATCGCATGGTCCTGGCTTGGTGCCTTTATGGGGATATATCTTGTCTCGATTCTGAGCCGTCTGACACATTTCAACCTGCTTAACAGCATGTTCTTGGTCGGATCTTTCGGAGCATCCGCCGTACTTATCTACGGCGTTCCTCAAGCCGATCTTTCGCAGCCGCGCAATCTGGTAGGAGGGCATGTGATATCTGCTTTTATCGGGGTGACGATATATAGGTATCTCTCCTTGGATGTAGCTGTTTTGGGGGCGCTTGCGGTCTCTTTGTCCATCGTTGCGATGCATTTTGCGCGTATGCTGCATCCGCCGGGAGGCGCTACGGCATTGATCGCAGTAACGGGAAGCGCGCAGGTTCACAGTACGGGGTATCTGTTTGTGCTCTCCCCTATCGCTACGGGAGCCTTTATTTTACTCACCGTCGCTCTTTTTGTAAACAATCTTTCCGGCAATCCGAAAAGGCATTATCCGAGATACTGGATATAA
- a CDS encoding efflux transporter outer membrane subunit: MRIKTLTVCTAAALLFAGCSLAPEMKTPKVELPSSFDKNGDKNVTIDVAWWKNFNDENLNVLIGEALKNNDDLKLAVANVQKARAQYGLSEAEMYPQLDMDASASREKKSINTYTGTKNGSYNNYGVSASVAYEIDFWGRAQNQKNADLSLLLASDADKEALRISVVVDVATYYFNLISVNERLSIAKKSLMSYEESLQYKQMQLKHGVVDELVVAQAEAQVSAADTLVQTIESEKIKIQSALALLLGRTPKEIFEKMLIASKTLPSAIEIPAGIPAKILENRPDIKAAEETLRAKTAFIGVAKAAYFPSISLTGSYGYQSQNLDNLVSGNSSVWGIGPSLNIPLFDFGRIKAAVQASKADQKAALISYDKAVKTAYKEVYDSLGSIRISKLKSASADREIEAYDKAYMLASKKFERGTASYLDVLLAQEGLLNAKLSGVDAYTQLLIDEVTLYKSLGGGWSRHYDSNVTQADK, translated from the coding sequence ATGCGCATTAAGACATTAACGGTATGCACGGCAGCGGCACTGCTTTTTGCAGGCTGTTCGCTGGCACCTGAAATGAAGACTCCCAAGGTCGAACTGCCTTCGTCGTTTGATAAAAACGGTGATAAAAACGTAACGATCGATGTCGCTTGGTGGAAAAACTTTAACGATGAAAACCTGAACGTTTTGATTGGAGAAGCTTTAAAGAACAACGATGATCTGAAACTTGCCGTCGCCAACGTTCAAAAGGCCCGTGCACAGTACGGGCTCAGCGAAGCGGAGATGTATCCGCAGCTGGATATGGATGCTTCGGCTTCACGTGAGAAAAAAAGTATCAATACTTATACGGGCACTAAAAACGGTTCATATAATAACTACGGTGTTTCGGCTTCGGTCGCTTACGAGATCGATTTCTGGGGCAGGGCGCAGAACCAAAAAAACGCGGATCTTTCACTGCTTCTTGCCAGCGATGCCGATAAAGAAGCGCTGCGTATCTCTGTCGTGGTCGATGTCGCTACGTACTATTTCAATCTGATCTCAGTCAACGAGCGTTTAAGTATCGCAAAGAAAAGCCTGATGAGCTATGAAGAGAGTCTGCAGTATAAGCAGATGCAGCTAAAACATGGAGTCGTCGACGAACTGGTCGTCGCACAGGCAGAGGCGCAGGTCTCGGCTGCAGATACTCTTGTGCAGACGATCGAATCGGAAAAAATAAAGATACAAAGCGCTTTGGCACTGCTTTTAGGGCGTACGCCAAAAGAGATATTTGAAAAGATGCTGATCGCTTCAAAAACGCTTCCTTCAGCAATTGAGATTCCAGCGGGTATCCCTGCAAAGATATTGGAGAACCGTCCGGATATAAAGGCGGCGGAAGAAACCCTAAGAGCAAAAACGGCATTTATCGGCGTAGCCAAAGCGGCGTATTTCCCAAGCATCAGCCTGACGGGCAGTTACGGATACCAAAGCCAAAATCTTGATAATCTCGTAAGCGGCAACTCCTCCGTATGGGGGATCGGTCCGAGCCTCAATATTCCGCTTTTTGATTTTGGAAGGATCAAAGCAGCCGTACAAGCGAGCAAAGCCGATCAAAAAGCCGCGCTGATATCTTATGATAAAGCGGTAAAAACTGCGTATAAAGAGGTATATGATTCTTTGGGAAGCATCCGTATATCCAAACTCAAAAGCGCTTCGGCAGACCGGGAGATAGAAGCGTACGACAAGGCGTATATGCTGGCAAGTAAAAAATTCGAGCGCGGAACGGCCAGTTATCTTGACGTGCTGCTTGCCCAAGAGGGGCTTTTAAATGCAAAACTTTCGGGTGTAGATGCCTATACCCAGCTTTTAATAGACGAGGTAACACTTTACAAATCGCTCGGCGGCGGATGGAGTCGTCATTATGACAGTAATGTAACACAAGCCGACAAATAA
- a CDS encoding multidrug efflux RND transporter permease subunit, translated as MFSKFFINRPIFSAVLSIVVIIIGFISIKSLPVQAYPSVVPVQINVQATYPGADAQTLSKTVAAPLEEAINGVDNMIYMTSTASPSGTISISVLFKIGTDPDQANVDVNNRVQLAISKLPQAVRNQGISVRKRSPDMLKVLAFTSKNQKHDTIYISNYVLINVLDDIKRIRGVGDAHIFGNQDYSMRVWLNPDRLANYNLTVTDVVNAIHSQNNQYSAGQLGQEPVAKHPVYTYTIRAQSRLKDVEEFSNIRLKSNSDGSALRLKDVARIELGSESYYFNATYNKEPMIPVGIFLSPGANALEVSAALDKTIAELSKTFPSDIKVSVPYDPTEFVRQSIEEVVLTLGLSILLVVGIIYLFLGNIRATIIPVLAIPVSIIGTFAGFYAAGFSINLLTLFGLTLAIGLVVDDAIVVIENVERILRDNKDISVKEATIKAMSEITGPVVAIVLVLSAVFIPASFMGGFSGKLYQQFAITIVMSVSISGLVALTLTPSLCALFLRHEEPTPFWPIRKFHQMFDYATSSFTNGVKRVIKLGIINLLLFAAMIGAAYMLMLRLPSGLVPGEDQGVIMVIQNMMPGASLERTEAVTNEVSNELLKSKNVTKAAGLSGLDVTTFAYKTDAAISFVHLSDWSKRRSPELSASAIAHQYMGKFSQNKEAFLFAVTPPPIRGMSTTGGFEMYIQDRTGSDLEKLNGYVQKIVQKASERPELMAVRTTLNTNVPQYMIKVDEAKAKALGVTIADIFTTLQATFGYTYVNDFNLFGRTYHVNLQADSQYREGLNSYDNVFVKSNNGSLIPISSIVDIKRIVGSSVIQRFNMFDAAKISGQPKPGYSSGDALKAIEEVSKSILPEGYTISWAGTSYQEKKLQQSGNVAFVYAIVFVFLILAALYESWSIPFAVILAVPFAFFGAVLGLWLRGMESDIYFQVGLITLVGLSAKNAILMVEFAMQRLKQGYPLLEATIEGAKIRFRPIVMTSFAFIMGSLPLALSIGAGANSRHIIGTTVVGGMIALTMIGIYFVPLFYYLIMRFKMKYFNKGEADAH; from the coding sequence ATGTTTTCTAAATTTTTCATAAACAGACCGATATTTTCAGCAGTATTGTCCATTGTGGTCATAATCATCGGTTTTATCTCTATCAAATCACTCCCTGTACAGGCCTATCCGAGTGTCGTTCCCGTTCAGATAAACGTTCAGGCGACATATCCGGGAGCGGATGCACAGACCTTGTCCAAAACGGTTGCCGCACCGCTTGAAGAAGCCATAAACGGTGTTGATAACATGATCTATATGACATCGACCGCGTCGCCGAGCGGGACCATCTCCATCAGCGTGCTCTTTAAGATCGGTACGGATCCAGATCAGGCAAATGTCGACGTAAACAACCGTGTTCAGCTGGCAATAAGCAAGCTTCCTCAGGCCGTGCGCAATCAAGGGATAAGCGTACGTAAGCGTTCGCCGGATATGCTGAAAGTCTTGGCATTCACCTCCAAGAATCAAAAACATGATACGATCTATATCTCCAACTATGTTCTTATCAACGTGCTTGACGATATCAAGCGTATCCGCGGAGTCGGAGATGCTCACATTTTCGGTAACCAGGATTACTCTATGCGTGTCTGGCTTAATCCGGACAGACTTGCAAACTATAATCTGACCGTAACGGACGTGGTCAATGCGATTCATAGCCAGAACAATCAATATTCGGCAGGTCAGTTAGGACAAGAACCAGTTGCAAAACATCCTGTATATACCTATACAATCCGCGCTCAAAGCAGGCTAAAAGATGTAGAAGAATTTTCAAATATAAGACTCAAATCAAACAGCGACGGTTCGGCTCTCAGACTCAAAGATGTCGCACGAATCGAACTCGGCTCGGAGTCATACTATTTTAATGCAACGTACAATAAAGAGCCTATGATCCCCGTAGGTATCTTCCTTTCGCCGGGTGCGAACGCCTTAGAGGTTTCTGCGGCTCTTGACAAAACCATAGCGGAGCTGTCTAAAACTTTTCCTTCGGACATAAAAGTAAGCGTTCCGTATGATCCGACAGAATTTGTCAGGCAGTCGATAGAGGAGGTTGTGCTTACCTTGGGTCTGTCGATCCTGCTGGTCGTGGGCATTATCTACCTGTTTTTGGGAAATATCAGAGCTACGATCATTCCTGTACTTGCCATTCCCGTATCGATCATCGGTACGTTTGCAGGATTTTATGCCGCCGGTTTTTCCATAAATCTGCTGACGCTTTTCGGGCTTACGCTTGCCATCGGGCTTGTCGTCGACGATGCCATCGTCGTTATAGAGAACGTGGAGCGTATCCTGCGGGATAATAAAGATATCAGTGTCAAAGAAGCGACCATAAAAGCGATGAGCGAGATCACGGGACCTGTTGTTGCTATCGTTTTGGTGCTTTCTGCGGTTTTCATTCCCGCATCGTTCATGGGTGGATTCAGCGGTAAACTTTACCAACAATTCGCCATTACGATCGTTATGTCCGTCAGTATTTCAGGACTTGTCGCATTGACACTTACTCCATCGTTATGTGCGCTGTTTTTAAGACATGAAGAACCGACGCCGTTTTGGCCTATACGTAAATTTCATCAGATGTTCGACTATGCTACATCAAGCTTTACCAACGGCGTCAAACGGGTGATAAAACTCGGGATTATCAATCTGCTTTTGTTTGCTGCGATGATAGGCGCTGCGTATATGCTGATGCTGAGGCTTCCAAGCGGCCTGGTCCCGGGTGAAGATCAGGGTGTCATCATGGTCATTCAAAATATGATGCCTGGTGCTTCTTTGGAAAGAACTGAGGCTGTCACCAACGAAGTGAGCAATGAGCTTTTAAAAAGCAAAAACGTTACCAAAGCCGCGGGACTCAGCGGACTTGACGTGACGACGTTTGCGTACAAGACGGATGCCGCGATCTCGTTCGTGCATCTGTCCGATTGGAGCAAACGCCGCTCGCCTGAGCTTTCGGCTTCGGCCATAGCGCATCAATATATGGGCAAGTTCTCCCAGAACAAAGAAGCGTTCCTGTTTGCCGTTACTCCGCCTCCTATTCGCGGGATGAGTACGACAGGCGGGTTTGAGATGTACATACAAGACCGTACGGGTTCGGATCTGGAAAAACTTAACGGTTACGTCCAAAAGATCGTACAAAAGGCAAGCGAGCGCCCTGAACTGATGGCAGTACGTACGACGTTAAATACGAACGTACCGCAGTATATGATAAAAGTGGATGAAGCGAAGGCAAAAGCCTTGGGTGTGACGATAGCAGATATCTTTACGACTCTGCAGGCTACTTTCGGATACACATACGTCAACGATTTCAATCTTTTCGGACGTACCTATCATGTCAACTTGCAGGCAGATTCCCAATATCGCGAAGGATTGAACAGTTATGACAATGTTTTTGTAAAGTCGAATAATGGAAGTCTGATCCCTATCAGTTCTATAGTCGACATAAAACGTATCGTCGGCTCAAGCGTCATACAGCGTTTTAACATGTTCGATGCCGCAAAGATATCGGGACAGCCAAAACCGGGATACAGTTCCGGAGATGCGCTAAAAGCGATCGAAGAAGTTTCCAAATCGATCCTTCCCGAAGGGTACACTATCAGCTGGGCTGGAACGTCGTATCAGGAGAAAAAACTGCAGCAAAGCGGTAACGTGGCGTTTGTTTATGCTATTGTGTTCGTATTTTTGATCCTTGCTGCGCTGTATGAGAGCTGGAGCATCCCTTTTGCCGTCATCTTGGCGGTACCGTTTGCATTTTTCGGCGCGGTTTTGGGACTTTGGCTGCGCGGAATGGAAAGCGATATCTATTTTCAGGTAGGTCTCATCACGCTTGTCGGTCTTTCGGCAAAAAATGCGATCCTTATGGTCGAGTTCGCTATGCAGAGATTAAAGCAGGGATATCCGCTGCTTGAAGCGACGATAGAGGGAGCAAAGATACGTTTTAGGCCTATCGTCATGACATCGTTTGCTTTCATCATGGGGTCTTTGCCTCTTGCTTTGAGTATCGGTGCGGGTGCGAACAGCCGTCATATCATCGGTACGACGGTTGTGGGAGGTATGATCGCACTTACCATGATAGGTATCTATTTCGTACCGCTTTTTTATTATCTGATCATGAGGTTCAAGATGAAATATTTTAACAAAGGAGAAGCAGATGCGCATTAA
- a CDS encoding efflux RND transporter periplasmic adaptor subunit has protein sequence MKLFNRDMFKAVILSGIVLGSTLSAQDAKAAAAMPAPKVDVYIVKEAQDMPVSLEYPARISSVKNVTVTARISGVLEEKHYTEGASIHKGDLLYKIEPDVYQAAVNSAKATLDLESAKMQKAKKDWERADGLYKDKAISEQDKDTAYFAYQTAKASVDVAKAELQRVSVDLNYTEVKATIDGVAGMKLADIGDFVKEGTSLVKITQTNPVYAEFSIPDINAIKQRYDLQNGSWSNMQGAGLKASLTVEGKPYKKEGKINFIDTSVDASTSTLKARAVFENADAQLLAGQFVKIKIIGIVSKHVIAVPQKAVLQNPLGTVVFVVAGGKIAVKPVKVLDTVEQDFVVEGVKANDKVVVNNFFRIKPGENVVIDKTINR, from the coding sequence ATGAAACTGTTTAATAGAGATATGTTTAAAGCGGTGATCTTGAGCGGTATCGTGCTAGGAAGCACTTTATCGGCACAAGATGCTAAAGCGGCAGCGGCGATGCCTGCACCGAAGGTCGATGTCTATATCGTAAAAGAAGCACAGGATATGCCGGTTTCTTTAGAGTACCCCGCGCGCATCAGTTCCGTAAAAAACGTAACGGTAACGGCAAGAATCTCAGGCGTTTTAGAGGAAAAGCATTATACGGAGGGAGCAAGTATTCATAAAGGCGATCTGCTTTACAAGATAGAACCGGATGTCTATCAAGCGGCCGTAAACAGTGCCAAAGCGACGCTCGATCTGGAAAGCGCAAAGATGCAAAAAGCGAAAAAAGACTGGGAGCGTGCAGACGGGCTTTACAAAGACAAAGCGATAAGCGAACAGGATAAAGATACGGCGTATTTTGCTTATCAGACCGCAAAAGCCAGTGTCGATGTCGCAAAGGCGGAGCTTCAAAGAGTATCGGTAGACCTGAACTATACAGAGGTGAAAGCGACGATCGACGGTGTTGCCGGAATGAAGCTCGCAGATATCGGCGATTTTGTAAAAGAGGGAACATCGCTTGTAAAGATAACGCAGACGAACCCCGTCTATGCCGAGTTTTCTATTCCCGATATCAATGCTATAAAACAAAGATACGACCTTCAAAACGGAAGCTGGTCGAATATGCAGGGAGCAGGTTTGAAAGCTTCGCTCACAGTTGAGGGCAAGCCCTATAAAAAAGAGGGCAAAATAAACTTTATAGATACGAGCGTCGATGCTTCGACTTCGACCTTAAAAGCCCGCGCCGTTTTTGAAAATGCGGATGCACAGCTTTTGGCAGGGCAGTTCGTCAAGATCAAGATCATAGGCATAGTATCAAAACATGTCATCGCCGTCCCGCAAAAAGCGGTACTGCAAAACCCTCTGGGAACGGTCGTGTTCGTAGTCGCCGGCGGTAAGATAGCCGTAAAACCCGTAAAAGTACTCGATACCGTAGAACAGGATTTCGTAGTCGAGGGTGTCAAGGCGAACGACAAAGTCGTAGTGAATAATTTCTTTCGAATCAAACCGGGTGAGAACGTGGTTATAGATAAAACAATAAACAGATAG
- a CDS encoding MarR family winged helix-turn-helix transcriptional regulator, with product MSYMLKDSIGYRINLVATTLKTNFTKLLRPSFGIAAEQFATLKIISEDNEVTQTQIAELLGKDKTTVGRSIDSLLKKGLLAREDIENDRRANRIFLTPKAENILGSAIPLAQKFNETVKSRLSKEEIETFFRVLDTILEESKNMKIKKGDIK from the coding sequence ATGTCATATATGCTGAAAGATTCTATCGGTTATAGAATAAACCTTGTAGCTACAACGCTTAAAACAAATTTTACAAAGCTGTTAAGGCCTTCTTTCGGGATCGCGGCGGAGCAGTTTGCTACACTGAAAATAATAAGCGAAGACAATGAAGTAACGCAGACGCAAATAGCCGAACTGCTTGGAAAAGACAAAACGACCGTGGGCAGATCGATCGATTCGCTTTTAAAAAAAGGCCTGCTTGCAAGAGAAGATATAGAAAATGACAGAAGGGCGAACAGAATTTTTTTGACGCCCAAAGCAGAAAATATTTTGGGATCTGCGATACCGCTGGCACAGAAATTTAATGAAACGGTAAAAAGCAGATTGAGCAAAGAGGAGATAGAGACTTTTTTTAGAGTTCTCGATACGATTCTTGAAGAGAGTAAAAACATGAAGATAAAAAAAGGGGATATCAAATGA
- a CDS encoding MarR family transcriptional regulator has protein sequence MSNERLMGSALKIGPLIGRVKRKMHKRMSDLLKPYGITPEQRAILLTLIEKGPMTQAQLCELTSTEPSNLSTTLKRLLQKEYILKVDHPEDPRAYLIKASKKTKEAAQELAALSAFIDERLIKGIEPEMFTAAVKVLETIDKNLDDLSL, from the coding sequence ATGAGCAATGAGCGTTTAATGGGTTCTGCTCTAAAGATCGGACCGCTTATCGGGCGTGTAAAGCGCAAGATGCACAAAAGAATGAGTGATCTGCTAAAACCTTACGGCATCACTCCCGAGCAGAGGGCAATCTTGCTTACGCTTATTGAAAAAGGTCCGATGACGCAAGCTCAGCTTTGCGAGCTGACCTCGACAGAACCTTCCAATCTTTCTACGACGCTCAAAAGGCTGCTTCAAAAGGAATATATACTTAAAGTAGACCATCCTGAGGATCCCAGAGCGTATCTGATAAAAGCGAGTAAAAAAACAAAAGAAGCGGCACAGGAACTTGCGGCTCTGAGTGCTTTTATCGATGAAAGATTGATAAAAGGCATAGAACCAGAGATGTTCACGGCAGCTGTAAAAGTTCTTGAAACAATAGACAAAAATCTGGATGACTTGTCTTTATAA
- a CDS encoding DUF2798 domain-containing protein, with protein sequence MISVKHLFFVQSFLVAFVMTFVMSFAISALNLGFVSGFLSIWLHAWMAAFIIAFPTLMIILPPMKMLAMKIASKAHDEQ encoded by the coding sequence ATGATCTCCGTAAAACATCTTTTCTTTGTTCAGTCTTTTTTGGTTGCGTTTGTGATGACCTTTGTCATGTCTTTTGCTATTTCCGCTTTGAACCTTGGATTTGTTTCAGGATTCTTAAGTATTTGGCTTCATGCATGGATGGCGGCATTTATCATCGCTTTTCCTACGCTTATGATCATACTGCCTCCGATGAAGATGCTTGCTATGAAGATCGCTTCAAAGGCGCATGATGAGCAATGA
- a CDS encoding O-acetylhomoserine aminocarboxypropyltransferase/cysteine synthase family protein, producing the protein MKQQTQALHAGYDKDSQSTMAVPIYQTTAYEFRDSKHAADLFALKELGNIYTRLNNPTTDVFEKRFAALEGGEAALATSSGMSAIFYAIANCAEAGDNIVCASQLYGGTLTQTAHTLKRFGIEARFFNVHNPEEVHKLVDEKTKVIFFETLTNPSIDVADISAITKIADGYNIITVVDNTVATPVLCRPLERGADVVVHSASKYTTGQGLAIGGILVERKGLLQKIKANPRYAHFNEPDHSYHGLVYVDVPLPLFTLRARLSLLRDLGAVVSPFNSWLFIQGIEHLSLRMREHSKNAQMLAEFLEAHPKVKKVNYPGLKSNANYENAMKYFDGGACSGLLSFELESFDAAVKVVDATKLYSLVVNIGDSKSIITHPASTTHQQLSPAELDACGVPAGLIRISCGLEDISDLIEDMKQALDA; encoded by the coding sequence ATGAAACAACAAACACAAGCTCTCCATGCAGGATACGACAAAGACTCTCAAAGCACTATGGCGGTACCTATCTATCAAACCACTGCTTATGAGTTTCGCGATTCTAAACATGCAGCTGATCTTTTTGCACTTAAAGAGCTGGGAAATATCTACACGCGTCTGAACAACCCGACCACCGATGTCTTTGAAAAGCGTTTTGCTGCGCTTGAAGGCGGAGAAGCCGCACTTGCGACATCCAGCGGTATGAGCGCTATTTTTTACGCCATCGCAAACTGTGCCGAAGCGGGAGACAATATCGTCTGTGCCTCGCAGCTTTACGGAGGGACACTGACGCAGACCGCTCATACGCTCAAACGCTTTGGTATCGAGGCAAGATTTTTTAATGTCCATAATCCCGAGGAGGTACATAAACTTGTAGATGAGAAGACAAAAGTGATATTTTTCGAAACTCTTACAAATCCGAGTATCGACGTAGCGGATATTTCTGCAATCACAAAGATCGCCGACGGCTACAATATTATCACGGTCGTAGACAATACGGTGGCCACGCCTGTTCTCTGCCGTCCTTTAGAGCGCGGAGCGGATGTGGTCGTTCACAGCGCAAGCAAATATACGACGGGGCAGGGACTTGCGATAGGCGGAATCTTGGTAGAGAGAAAAGGACTTTTGCAAAAGATAAAAGCAAACCCGAGATATGCTCACTTTAACGAGCCTGATCACTCTTATCATGGTCTCGTTTATGTCGATGTGCCTCTGCCGCTCTTCACGCTTCGTGCAAGGCTCAGCCTGCTTCGTGATCTGGGTGCGGTAGTCTCTCCTTTTAACTCATGGCTCTTTATTCAAGGGATCGAGCATCTTTCGCTTCGTATGAGAGAACACTCGAAAAACGCCCAGATGCTTGCAGAGTTTTTGGAGGCGCATCCAAAGGTCAAAAAAGTGAATTATCCGGGGCTGAAAAGCAATGCAAACTATGAGAACGCGATGAAATATTTCGACGGCGGTGCATGCAGCGGACTTTTAAGTTTTGAACTGGAGAGTTTTGATGCGGCGGTGAAAGTCGTGGATGCCACGAAACTCTACTCGCTTGTGGTAAATATAGGCGATTCAAAATCGATCATCACGCATCCCGCTTCAACGACCCATCAGCAGTTGAGCCCGGCGGAGCTTGACGCATGCGGCGTACCTGCGGGACTTATCCGTATCAGCTGCGGCCTTGAGGATATATCCGATCTTATCGAAGATATGAAACAGGCATTGGACGCTTAA
- a CDS encoding Hsp20/alpha crystallin family protein — protein sequence MKVIHSTLIAAILGGLLVSANAQEQKPMNDPFYNDFVKLQKDMDSMFVNFHQKYFSDDKFFSQMKISAKSDFKDDGKKYVIKMDLPGFEKSNIDVKAKDGIINIKAKNDMDTQKKDEHFYERERYTGSVYRSFSLPKNADTSKLKTDYKNGVLTIDIPKT from the coding sequence ATGAAAGTTATTCACTCGACTTTGATAGCGGCAATTCTAGGTGGGCTTTTAGTAAGTGCAAACGCGCAAGAACAAAAACCTATGAACGATCCTTTTTACAATGATTTTGTAAAACTGCAAAAGGATATGGACAGTATGTTTGTAAACTTTCATCAGAAGTATTTCAGCGATGACAAGTTTTTCAGCCAAATGAAAATATCCGCAAAAAGCGACTTTAAAGACGACGGCAAAAAATATGTCATCAAGATGGACCTTCCGGGATTTGAAAAATCAAACATAGACGTAAAAGCAAAAGACGGAATCATCAATATCAAAGCCAAAAACGACATGGACACCCAAAAGAAAGATGAACATTTTTATGAAAGAGAACGTTATACAGGCTCTGTATACAGAAGCTTTTCCCTTCCAAAAAATGCAGATACTTCAAAGCTGAAAACCGACTATAAAAACGGCGTCTTGACGATAGACATCCCGAAAACATAG
- a CDS encoding HAMP domain-containing sensor histidine kinase, with the protein MKNTAFKSVFKQFKKKFKRLDLKTDDTKLKKSYKELETAYNKLEDYKGVLEKKVQQEIKKRLEHELLMLEKTRFVTMGEMMDAVAHQWVQPITLISMYVDTLKYEIREDKINKDYFIELLESIDKQKDYMDSTLNEFRNFLNPLNEEVTFELNKTVKKSLNLLKEEFDLNGIELSFKKSDELFIKGNGKEIQHVIINILNNAKDAFKLRNISGCRINISVKQKDSTVSLLIDDNAGGIDELMLDKIFHPYVTTKKAFGGSGIGLYMSQLIMQKHNADISVQNHENGARFSLDFHKQ; encoded by the coding sequence TTGAAAAATACCGCATTCAAATCCGTGTTTAAACAGTTCAAAAAAAAGTTTAAACGACTCGACCTGAAAACAGACGACACAAAACTGAAAAAATCATATAAAGAACTCGAAACCGCTTACAACAAACTAGAAGATTACAAAGGTGTACTGGAAAAAAAAGTGCAGCAGGAGATAAAAAAACGACTGGAACATGAGCTTTTGATGCTTGAGAAGACCAGATTTGTGACTATGGGAGAGATGATGGACGCAGTTGCACATCAATGGGTACAGCCGATCACGCTGATCTCCATGTATGTAGATACTTTGAAATATGAGATCAGAGAGGACAAAATAAACAAAGACTATTTTATCGAACTTTTAGAATCGATAGACAAGCAAAAAGATTATATGGATTCAACGCTAAACGAGTTCAGAAATTTTTTGAACCCGCTCAATGAAGAGGTAACATTTGAACTCAACAAAACGGTAAAGAAATCTTTGAATCTACTCAAAGAGGAGTTCGATCTAAACGGCATAGAACTCTCGTTTAAAAAATCCGACGAACTTTTCATCAAAGGTAACGGCAAAGAGATCCAGCATGTGATCATCAACATATTAAATAACGCAAAAGATGCTTTCAAGCTGAGAAATATAAGCGGCTGCCGTATTAACATATCCGTAAAACAAAAGGATTCCACTGTGTCTCTGCTCATAGACGACAACGCAGGCGGCATCGACGAGCTGATGCTCGATAAGATATTTCATCCCTACGTGACGACAAAAAAAGCTTTTGGAGGTTCGGGAATCGGGCTGTATATGAGTCAGCTTATCATGCAAAAGCACAATGCCGACATAAGCGTACAAAATCATGAGAACGGAGCAAGGTTCTCACTCGACTTTCATAAACAATAG
- a CDS encoding response regulator produces the protein MKSVVIIDDNPDMTMMLERFFKRFDKNNIKTFNNPFKALEYIQSEKVDFVLSDITMPNMDGLELLQNVKALKNPPKMIMMTAQSTLDRVLKSHRYEAHDFMIKPLDLNRLEKRIKELLEA, from the coding sequence GTGAAATCCGTAGTAATTATAGACGATAATCCGGACATGACCATGATGCTAGAAAGGTTCTTTAAAAGATTTGACAAGAACAATATAAAGACCTTTAACAACCCTTTTAAGGCATTGGAGTACATTCAAAGCGAAAAAGTGGATTTTGTCTTGTCCGACATCACTATGCCAAATATGGACGGACTCGAGCTTTTACAAAACGTAAAAGCTTTAAAAAATCCGCCGAAAATGATCATGATGACGGCGCAATCGACTTTGGACAGAGTTCTAAAAAGTCATAGATACGAAGCTCATGATTTTATGATCAAGCCTCTGGATCTAAACAGGCTTGAGAAAAGGATCAAAGAACTGCTTGAAGCTTAA